A single window of Anaerocolumna chitinilytica DNA harbors:
- a CDS encoding glycoside hydrolase family 130 protein — MHPNYYVQLEKYEKLISKKNEISPIYNGIYDRYINPVLTNEHIPLFWKYDLNEETNPYFMERLGVNAVFNSGAIELNGKYYLVARIEGNDRKSFFGVAESDSPVDGFRFWDYPVLLPDTCKEETNVYDMRLTKHEDGYIYGVFCSESKDTTSNDLSAAKAEAGIVRTKDLKTWERLDNLKTLNSPQQRNVVLHPEFVNGKYAFYTRPMDDFINTGSGGGVGFGLCEDITHAVIGEEIITSQRKYHTITEAKNGAGAVPIKTEKGWIHIAHGVRNTAAGLRYVIYVFATDLKEPSKVIAEPSGFFIAPLGEERVGDVSNVAFTNGAIVTDNGEVYIYYASSDTRLHVASTTIDKLLDYTFNTPADPLRSVDCVKQRCDLIAKNLEFLK; from the coding sequence ATGCATCCCAATTATTATGTACAATTAGAGAAGTATGAAAAACTTATCTCAAAAAAGAATGAAATCAGTCCCATCTATAACGGTATTTACGACAGATATATAAATCCGGTTCTGACAAACGAACATATCCCGTTGTTTTGGAAATATGATTTAAATGAGGAGACTAATCCGTATTTCATGGAGCGTCTTGGCGTCAATGCGGTATTTAACTCCGGAGCCATTGAATTAAACGGTAAATATTATCTCGTAGCGAGAATTGAAGGGAATGACAGAAAGTCCTTCTTTGGTGTGGCAGAGAGCGACAGTCCGGTAGACGGATTCCGTTTCTGGGATTACCCTGTCCTTCTTCCTGATACCTGCAAGGAAGAAACCAATGTATATGATATGAGGCTTACCAAACATGAAGACGGTTATATCTACGGCGTATTTTGTTCAGAGAGTAAGGATACCACCAGCAATGATTTATCTGCGGCGAAAGCAGAGGCAGGGATTGTAAGAACCAAGGATTTAAAGACCTGGGAAAGACTTGATAACTTAAAGACTCTAAATTCTCCTCAGCAGAGAAATGTTGTACTCCATCCGGAATTTGTAAATGGTAAATATGCATTTTACACCAGACCCATGGATGACTTTATCAACACCGGTTCCGGTGGTGGCGTGGGCTTCGGACTATGTGAAGATATTACCCATGCTGTGATTGGGGAAGAAATCATCACCAGTCAGAGAAAATACCATACCATCACAGAAGCTAAGAATGGAGCAGGTGCAGTGCCTATTAAGACTGAAAAGGGCTGGATACACATAGCACACGGCGTACGTAATACAGCAGCAGGACTTCGCTATGTCATCTATGTATTTGCTACAGATTTAAAAGAGCCTTCCAAGGTGATAGCAGAACCTTCCGGTTTCTTTATTGCTCCTCTTGGTGAAGAGAGAGTAGGTGATGTCTCCAACGTTGCTTTTACCAACGGTGCTATTGTAACAGATAACGGAGAAGTGTATATCTACTATGCTTCCTCTGACACAAGACTGCATGTAGCCTCCACTACAATTGATAAGCTTTTGGATTATACCTTCAATACACCGGCTGATCCTCTGCGCTCTGTAGATTGTGTAAAACAAAGATGTGACTTGATTGCAAAAAATCTGGAATTCTTAAAATAA